Below is a genomic region from Anabas testudineus chromosome 13, fAnaTes1.2, whole genome shotgun sequence.
TCCAAACAAGTGTAATTTTATCACCAACTCTGCGAGTAGTCAACCTGCTTTACCTCCTGCTCCACGGTGGCCTGACTAAATGTCACATACACTGTCCTCAAAATAGTAGTCCCTTCTCAAAATAATATGTCCTTGTTCCCTTACTTTCTCTTTAAATACTATATACTTGTGAGTTGCCCTCAGTCTGAACTGGTTTGCCTGGAGCTGAGGGCCACAGACTGTTTGAGTCTTTTAGTGGAATTTGTTCACATTGCGTAAAATTTACATTGCCGtcaggagaaaaaggaaatggaaatgcATGGCTAAATGATGagaaactattaaaacacatattGTTATCTTGTTTTCAGATCAGTAAAATTGTGTCCAACATCCCTAATCTGGAGTTCCTGAACCTGAGCTCCAACCCGCTGGCAGGAATGACCCTCGAGCCCCAGTGTGCCGAAGCCTTTTCCCGGGTCAGACGCCTCGTCCTCAACAACACTCAAGTGTCCTGggacacagtgctgctgctcactcGGGAGATAACGGAGTAAGGAAGTAGCCaaacactattttttttatttagtttgttaaaTGTCAAGTGAAAAGCTCTACTGCACCAATGAAGAGGaattagtgtgttttttatatctAAAGCAAACAAGAAGGACATCCAACACACCCAACTTCTAAATAACACAGGTGCTGGACAAAGAACAGTCCAAACCACCCTTTTTTTAAGACTAAAGAAAGTTTTACCTCTAACTGTATTTTTCATAGTTTTATAGTGTGTGGCggatgaaatggaaaatactgtatgtgccttTCAGTAGGAAGAGGGCAGGGTTTGTTGAGGAGCATTATGTTTTCCACAGCACAATGTTGTTGTCCTGCAGGCTGGAGGAGTTGTTTCTGTGCCTTAATGAGTACACTTGTGTGAGTGCCTCCAGTGTGGCGTGCCCCACTCTGCGCCTGCTTCACATCACTGACAACAGCCTCCAGGACTGGGCTGAAGTCCGTAAGTTTGGCTCCTTGTTCCCCGGCCTGGACACTTTGATCATGGCCAACAACAACTTGGCCTCCATTCAGGACAGCAAGGACATCTTGCAGCGGCTCTTCCCCAACCTACGCAGCATCAACCTGCACAACTCAGGTCAGGGGATGTGGCTGTttgcttgttgtgtgtgtgtgttgctgttatttAGGTTTAAATAGAGTATGTAATTTAAACAGCAaattgtttttcacagtttgtctgtgtgtgtccagattGACAGTAAATTAATGCAGCTGATAAAATTAGCAGACCCAAACACGTCACAGTAACCTAAAAGCTTCAACTTATTTGTTGAGTAGGACAATGCATTTCTCCCCACGTCAACTTTTATCTCTAAGAATGATTGTTTCTATTTTGGGGAGCGTCAGTGGTGCATCTATTTTTATACTGGGGACAAAAACGATATGAATCAAAGGGACTTCAGTGCATCactttttcatatttcttccTGTAAAAGCTCATGAAACAGCCTCCAAAGTAATTTTATCCCAGATTCAGCCTTCAagacctgtttttatttaaacaaaaaacaattctgCCCACAGACTGAGATCATTCTGCTTATTACTGGAGCAGATTCCCttgtttaaagaaaacaagGGAACAGAAGTACCAGTGTCTAGAGACAGGAGATAATAAGGCAGCAATAATTGCAGAGTAGACTTAAGATTTTGACATGCTCAAAGGATAATTTCATAGTGTTAACAAACCCCATGAAAGCCAAGATCCAAAAAGGCCTGTCTCTGCTTCACAGTACTGACTCTTCACCCTGTTTGTAACACTCAGCCCCCCCAAccactgattaaaaaaagctCATTACTGTCCTTAAACAGCTGCATGCTGCAGTTTTTAACAACTGTGACTGAAACAAAGTAAATAGTGTGTTTCGTTTGGCACTATTTTAAGCAGCAGGATGAGAAATGTGggactgaataaaaataaaatgcagtgtgTTTATGGTTATAAAGGAACATGTCATCCAATGCAAAGGCGTGACTCACTTGTGCTTTTAAATAACTTTGTAACGTAACTTGTAACTTGAAGTAATCATGGAAAGTTTgtattgctttttatttcttttgttttagtaCCTAATGAACAAATGTGAGCTAGCTGTAAACAGTCCTGTTTGTGGCTCATACCTAGGTTTTAGTGATGTGGATGGTTTAGGCTGGGAGGCAGTGCTCAGGCAGACCTTTGACCTAACTATTAATGCTGAATATTCTACCAAATActgattattgttattattgtatattatatttgtaaGTACCTAATCAACAATCAAAGCCCTGCACACCAATGAGACCCTCTACACCTGCTCCCTGTACCACTGTCACCATTTGAACCGAAACTATTTATCTGTCTCCTTTTTCAGGTCTTAATCGATGGGAGGACATTGAAAAACTCAACTTCTTCCCTAAGTTGGAGGAGGTGAGACTGCAGGGCATTCCCTTACTGCAGCCCTACACCAACGCAGAGCGGCGCAGCCTCATGATAGCACGGTAAGTCCCATCAGTGACGATGAACATCCTCCCTGGGGCTGGGATTTGGTTTTTCACAACACTGACATGTGAGCTGCAGAAGACAGTAAATCCAGATCTTAGATTCACACAGTGTCGGGTGCATATTAGAAATTTGAATGTGCTTCTCCTCAGGCTTCCTTCAGTATCGCTGCTTAATGGCAGCGTTGTAACCAATAGTGAGAGAGAAGACTCAGAGAGGTTCTTCATCCGTTATTATGTAGACTACCCTGAGGAGGAGCTGCCTTATCGGTATAATGCTTTCCCCCTCTACACTACAATGATGCATTTGTGTCTTGTATGTTTGTACTGACAACACATCCTGCTCTTTGCCTTTGAAGATACCATTCCCTGGTAACCAAGTATGGGAAGCTGGAACCACTTGCCGAGATTGACCTCCGACCTCGCTACCATGCTCAGGTGGAGGTTCACTGTGAAGAAAAAGTGGAACAGGtgtgttaaacatttaatgAGCTATTCTTCTTAATAGTggaaatgttattattgtttctaCGTCACTACTGCAGACACTTACACTCGTTACGCTAACTTGTGCACCAACAGTAGCTCTCAGAGACCCATTGTTACACCAAGAGACAAACTGTCCAGTTATACctggatgatgtgtgtgtgtgtgtgtgtgtgtgtgcgctctgcAAAGTCAGTCAGGCGTTTAGTTAGTTGGTTATCGGACATAATAAGCACCCCCTGTCTGTGTTCACTCTGCTTGGGGACACAGTACTTCCTGATACATTTgaattaattctttttttaaaaatttaaacaaaaacatagcTTTGCTAAAAAGATGTTTCCTTCTTGGCCGTGTTAAAGGTTTATAGGGCTTCATCAGCGGGGACCAAGAACAGCTGATTATccccttcacttttttcagCATTGTTATTATTCTCAGGATTTTTGGATAATATGGTTACAGGTTTCAGTGATTTCATTACAGATTACAGTTTCAATAACAGTTAGTTTAATTCCTAAGATGTGGaaactgtttctctttgtgtcagCTGAGCATCCGTCTCGACCAGACAGTAGCTGAGCTGAAGAAGCAGCTAACCACAGTGGTCCAGCTGTCTGCCAACAGCATGAGACTCTACTATATCGACAAGTGCAGCGCCTTCGGTCCGGAGGAATTGAAGTACAACACCCGGGCTCTCCACTCCTACAGCATCCAAGACGGTGATGAAATACTGGTGGTACCCAAGAACAAATGAACAGCGAGTGTCCAACTGACTGATTAGAGTGACTCCTTGATTGATTCATTAATTGGATTATCAGACATTGCAGAACAACTGGAAAAGTGCATAAGGAACAGCATCCACAGCCCACCTGCTGGACGAAGagagcaaaacaagaaaagatggAAGTGATGTGAACAACATTGTGGAGACTGCAAAGTGCACTACAGTGGGCTGCTGGGAGTCTGTGGATGGAAAAGCACCCAGTTCTGGAAAGtattatgtctttatttatttcagctttatttgaGGGCAACCGATTGAGTCTGGACAAATCTGTCACAGTGGAGAACAGGCAGAGTGCAACTCACAGTCAGCTAGCAGCTTGAGCACAGGGGAGGGTGCTGCTATACCAGCAAAGCTTTGCTGTAGCTCTGTCTCTTAGTACAGTAAATGGCTTGTACCATAGCACCTGCACAGGCAAGTAGCCAACACCACCGGAGTGCTCACTTGTCACAAAAGCTATCCTGATTTGTGGTGAGGCAGTGCTGAGAGGTACTCCTGTTAGCATCTTCActgttattgtacagtatgcacaatatcagaaagagTAGTGTCTGGTAAAGGAAAAATCTTGGCTAAAATGCTGTTGAATGCAGGGTTAAAAAACGAGCATTGTTGGAGGCCACTGTGCcgtttagatgtttttttttttttcatatttctctaCATAATTTGCAACGTTAGAAAGTTCAACAGAGTCAAAAGAGCAAAGGATTCATTCTGTACATTCAACAATAGGTATGAAACCTATCATGtaacaataacatttacagACATGGTTAAAGACATATAAGTACTCTAGTTTGATCAGGtgtccaccccccccccccccctgctccCCCACATTACATACTACATCCATATTGAAACATCCACaatttatgttgtgttatatGTGTTGCCTCAGAGGCTTTCCacatcactttttaaagtttggCAATGACACTGAATAATCTCACACCTAAAATCTGACCCAAGACAGATCAAAGCAGGTTCCCTCTGATCCACAGGAAAAGTTAGTTGGTCCAGTCCATTGCTCCTTTCAAAGACAGAGCTccaacattatactgtacatccacaGGCTGACGAGATGTATTCATGCAGTTGGTGTTTCATCCATCATAAACTAATGCCTCACATCCACAGCATCATCCCATCGCTACAGTTAGTGGACTTTGAATCAAAAGAAACTACAATAGGAAGGTAAAGGaacatttattgtattaatcAGAAAATTACATCATGGCTTATAAACTGACATTTGTTTGACATTTCCTTATCACAGACCTGGATCTGATCTTACCATATTTCATTATCACGAAACtcatactgtatgcacacatgtatgcactcacacatgcccacacagGTTACCGCGAAGCAGCTGTCGCGTTATGTCATGTGGTGCCCTCTGCAGGCTTCATCTGCGTCTTTGATAAAACTTTGCTCTGCCTCTCCAGTAACCTCACTAGACGAGGTTCTTTGTGAGGAAAGAAGGGACACACAGACGCAACAGGAAACCTGAAAGACAATCTCTTGGTGCATGTTTTGCATAAGTATAAAGgaataaaatgtgcatttgaaatgttatatttatgtCACTTAGTTTGGACACATTCAACTTAAGTGAGTTTCGCTTGTGGATCTTGTGAATGTATTTGgccattttaataaaatgtggtAGCAGTGCAGTGTCATAGCAGCACCCCTGGATTTGCAGACATAGTGAGAAATGACTTAAAATGTTTGAGGTCGTTTATGAGGACAGAACTACGTTTTAGTGCTCCATCTTAATGtgaattttaatcatttcataaTTTATCCAgtcatttattatgttgtttttaatggttATTCAGTGTTTCTTCTCAACAGTTCATTTTAAACTGGAGTTGTAGGGTTTGAAAGTGTaagcttaaatgttttaaatgatgtgaTGGTACACTACTACTGCCAAACACAGGGGGCCCCTTTAAACTGCACACTATTTTGCGAAATAGACCTTTAATTCTCTGAGCTCGTGTTTTATCCCCTACACATACATACACCAGAATTTTCACCAAAAATAGCTCATCAGGATATTACCGTCACAGTGTGGAAGACAGTATGTACGCCTTTAATAAACAGCATTCACCATGTACAGGAGGAGCACTGATGTTAGATGTTTGGTGCTATTGATTTTTCCTATAGCTAGCATCTTAGCAGCATAGAGGAATCTTGACATCGTTTTACAGCTAAAGAAAGAGCTAATCATCAAACCACTCCAAAGCCACTTTACAGATACAGATGACATATATACACGAGAGCGGTATCTGGGCTGTAGCTTCAGTTTATTCACTGTGTACAGCTCTGTGTACTTTGGcctctttatttcactttgcCCTGCAGAAGCATCAATATACCAAGTGTGTAAATGTCACAATATTTCCCTCACAATTATAATTTTTATGTGTTCATTTTCTAACACTACTGCTATACTTGAATATtagaatattaatattattatgtaataTGAATAAGGAGTCAGTATTAAAGTGTAGGAATGGCACACAGCAGATTAAATGAATATAGTTACACTGAAACAATTTTCCCCATTTTGACAGTGCTGAACAAATGTCATGTGTAGCATGAACCACAGCCATAGAAACcagcacagagagacagcagtgCAGTGCTGGCACCAACATCCATGTCTCAAGTGTTGAGTTAAATTGTTTGTGCTAATTAATGTGAGATTTGTTTGAAGTGAGAACATGTAGTATGCAACTGTGCACAGGGCAGGTGATGTAATAGCAtgcatgttgtgtatttatttagtttatggGTTTGCCTAGATTTAGGGAAAAAATCACTTTTACATGAATTCAGAGGAATATATATAAGTCTTAATTTGTTGTTTacctgtttacattttatttaatgataaatgattTATTGTCTCTTGGTTATTCTGCCCAACCTGCTACAAGCCAAAAATATTTTGGCTTTTGCAGCCCTTAAAGCCTTaaatttcagtttgatttcagCATATTTCTCTGTTATATTAAACACAGACAATTAATAAAGCAACCATCAAAGTATAAAATTGGGGAGAAAAAGCTATTATTCCATAAAAGTATGAGTCTGAAATTCGTGCGTGTAGTTTGATCAGATTTGCTTGATGCTGACTCGTCAATATAAACAATCCCAAAAGTCATTTATAGTCTTAGTAGTGatatttctgattttcttttcagaaagATCACAGCTAACTTGTTGCTGGGTGGAGCATACAGATGCCAAAGTCAGAGAATAAGCATATTTCCAAATGTTATCAAGCGATTGCTTTAAGTTCAAAGTAACGCTTGTGTGTcaagaaactgaataaaaacatttattaaattggACAAAATACCTCCTGAAGAGTAACTGAGAGtggatttttcctttaaattcaATCAGGGATAACCCTCAAAACTGGTGCAGT
It encodes:
- the LOC113149016 gene encoding tubulin-specific chaperone cofactor E-like protein translates to MEPPEDADGRSFVEVISEKYSPENFPYRRGPGMGVVVVPTIGLQGSPMKDRLNLPSVLVLNSCGISRAGDQAEIAAFCAHVMELDLSHNKLQDWHEISKIVSNIPNLEFLNLSSNPLAGMTLEPQCAEAFSRVRRLVLNNTQVSWDTVLLLTREITELEELFLCLNEYTCVSASSVACPTLRLLHITDNSLQDWAEVRKFGSLFPGLDTLIMANNNLASIQDSKDILQRLFPNLRSINLHNSGLNRWEDIEKLNFFPKLEEVRLQGIPLLQPYTNAERRSLMIARLPSVSLLNGSVVTNSEREDSERFFIRYYVDYPEEELPYRYHSLVTKYGKLEPLAEIDLRPRYHAQVEVHCEEKVEQLSIRLDQTVAELKKQLTTVVQLSANSMRLYYIDKCSAFGPEELKYNTRALHSYSIQDGDEILVVPKNK